One Rosa chinensis cultivar Old Blush chromosome 3, RchiOBHm-V2, whole genome shotgun sequence DNA window includes the following coding sequences:
- the LOC112193396 gene encoding protein COP1 SUPPRESSOR 2, protein MGKNFRKRSAPADDNDDPEKLSDGEEERRLALEEVKFLQKQRQRKSGIPALTTGSDAHPLPNAKDKNNDSGKSKNKKATGGHSPGNNNAEGGGGGGGGGDGENDDWALTRTFAEETEEADEDPNMLSFIEREIAKKKGKKLEAPDEVENELQRAEDELYKIPDHLKVKKRNSEESSTQWTTGIAEVQLPIEYKLRNIEETEAAKKFLHEKRLVGQTKSEFSIPSSYSADYFQRGRDYAEKLRREHPELYKDKSSQDNGGVPKQNDTGTDAAGQRQAATDEFMLERFRKRERHRGMRR, encoded by the exons ATGGGGAAGAATTTCAGAAAACGAAGCGCTCCGGCCGACGATAATGACGATCCTGAAAAGCTCAGCGACGGCGAAGAAGAAAGGAG ATTGGCGCTGGAGGAGGTCAAGTTTCTTCAGAAGCAGAGGCAGAGGAAGTCTGGGATCCCTGCCCTAACTACTGGTTCCGACGCACACCCTCTTCCTAATGCTAAGGACAAGAACAATGACTCCGGTAAGAGCAAGAACAAGAAAGCTACTGGCGGCCACTCTCCTGGCAATAATAACGCTGAaggcggaggaggaggcggcggcggcggcgacgGGGAGAATGATGATTGGGCTCTTACTCGGACCTTTGCTGAGGAAACTGAAGAAGCCGACGAAGATCCGAATAT GTTGAGTTTTATTGAACGAGAGATAGCAAAGAAGAAGGGCAAGAAATTAGAAGCGCCGGATGAAGTCGAGAATGAATTGCAGCGTGCTGAGGATGAGTTGTACAAGATACCTGACCATCTGAAA GTGAAAAAGCGAAACTCGGAAGAGAGCTCGACTCAGTGGACTACTGGGATTGCCGAGGTTCAGCTCCCCATCGA ATATAAGTTGAGAAATATCGAGGAGACTGAGGCTGCAAAGAAGTTTTTGCATGAAAAGCGGCTTGTAGGACAGACAAAATCAGAATTTAGCATCCCCTCAAGTTACAGTGCTGATTATTTCCAGCGTGGCAGGGATTATGCTGAAAAACTTAGAAGAG AACATCCTGAGCTCTACAAAGACAAAAGTTCACAGGATAATGGTGGTGTTCCCAAACAAAATGATACTGGCACAGATGCAGCAGGACAAAGGCAAGCTGCAACAGATGAGTTCATGCTTGAGCGCTTCCGCAAAAGAGAGCGTCACCGTGGAATGCGGAGATGA